A segment of the Cohnella algarum genome:
CGGAGGCGAACGACCTTCTCATCGCCGTCTCCAGGGCGGAATCGCGTCCGCAGACGAGCGCGATTTGCGCCCCGGTTTCCGCCGCCAGGCGGCGGCACCGGCGGGAGACGTCCGTTCGCCCGGCGTCCGCTCCCGCCATGTAGAGCACGACGCGCCTGGCCGGATCGAGGCCGTAGCGGAGAACGTCCGCGCGGAGGTCGCCTGCCGGGCCGAAAGGCCGCCGCAGCGGGATGCCGGTCACGGCGATGCGGGAGCGCGGGATGCCGATCGAAGCGAGCTGATGGCCCAGCTCCTCCGTCGCGATATAGTATTTGCGGATTCGGGGGTGCACCCAGCGCATATGAAGATCAAAGTCCGTGATCACGTTGAACATGGGAATATTCAGTCGGTTGCGCTTGTCGGCAAAAGGAAGGGCGAGATTCGGAAACGTATGGATGACGGCATCCGGGAGTTCGGCTTTGAGCATTTTGCGCAGCTTGGGGACGCCGAACGAGTGAAGCAAATAGGCGAAAGCGGAATGGGGCCTCATGTCCTTGGTGGCGTTGTACACGAAGCCGTAAGCTTTCGGCCAGAGGGTGTAGCTTTTCTTGTAGACGAAGCGGCTGAGGCCGTTCAGCCGGGGATGGGCTTCCGCCAGCAGGTCCACCAGCTTGACGTTGTCGACGCCGGCCCGCTCGAAGCCCGATTTTAACGCTTGCGCGGCTTGCAGGTGCCCTTCGCCGAAGCGGGCGTAGAGCACCCAGATTTTCGGCTGCGCGGCCGAGGTTTCGTTGTTCTTCCCCGCCATCTTAAATCCGCCCTTTCGCAATGAAAGTCATCATAGCTGAATGGTGCCCCATACGTCATGGGGGGATGCAGTTTAAGATCAGCATAACGGGAAAGTATTAATTCGCTGTCAACCGGGTGTCAAATCCGCGATCAAACCCGCATCAAATCAGAAGGTTGAACAGCAGCGGGTCCTTATTCAGTTCCATAAATTGAAATCCTTTGCGTTTCATCCGCTCGACGAGAGGCTCGTAATCGGAACGGTTTTTGAGCTCGATGCCGACAAGGGCGGGACCGTTTTCCTTGTTGTGCTTCTTGGTGTATTCGAACTGGACGATATCGTCGTCGGGTCCCAGCACGTCGTCCAGAAATTCGCGTAGAGCCCCGGCCCGCTGCGGAAAATTAACCATGAAATAATGCTTCAGGCCTTCGAAAATAAGCGAGCGATCCTTGATTTCCTGCATGCGGTCGACGTCGTTGTTGCCGCCGCTGACGATGCAGACGACGTTCTTTCCGGCCAGGCGCTCGCCCATTCCCGCGAGGGCGGCTACCGTCAGCGCCCCAGCCGGCTCGGCGACGATCGCGTGCTCGTTGTAAAGCTCCAGGATCGTCGTGCACACGCGGCCTTCGTTCACGACGACGATCTCGTCGAGCAGGTCGTCGCACATGGCGAACGTCAGATCGCCGACCCGCTTGACCGCCGCTCCGTCCACGAATTTGTCGATCTCTTCGAGAGCGACGACCTTCCGCTCCTCCTTGGAGCGCCGCATCGAGGCGGCTCCTTCCGGCTCGACGCCGATCACGACCGTGGAGGGGCTGATCGTCTTGACGTAGGCGGCGACGCCCGCGGCAAGGCCTCCGCCGCCGACCGTCACGAGCACGACGTCGATCGGCTGGCCGCTGGCCTCGACGATTTCTTTGCCGACGGTCGCGTTGCCCGCCACGATGCGGGGATCGTCGAACGGATGGACGAACGGCAGCCCGTCCGCCGTGCTGAAGCGAATCGCTTCGGCATAGGCGTCGTCGAACGTGTCGCCGGAGAGGCGAACTTCGACGCTGTCGCCGCCGAACATTTTCACCTGGTTGATCTTTTGCCGCGGCGTCGTCGTCGGCATGTAGATCACGCCGCGAATGCCGAGCGCGTTGCAGGAATAGGCGACCCCCTGCGCGTGATTGCCGGCGCTCGCGCAGACGACGCCCTTCCGGCGATCTTCCTCGGACAGGGAAGAAATCAAATTATAGGCTCCGCGGATTTTGAACGAGCGGACCACCTGCTGATCTTCGCGTTTCAAATATACGTTGCAGCCGTATTTGGCGGATAGCCCCCGATTGTGCTGAAGCGGCGTCGGCACGACGACATCTTGCAACACCCGGTGCGCGTGAAGGATGTCTTCGAGGCGAACCGGCAGATCGGAGGAAAAGGGCGAGTCGTTCATCGTGCAATCATCCTTTCGGTTTTTAATGTTATACTCTTATGAAAGGCGGAAGTCAATCGTTTATTTTCGCTTGTCCGGAATAAGGAAGAAGGGTGGGAGACGAACGGTGAAAAAGCTGCTCATAGCCCTGATCGTTTTGATTTTGCTCGCCGCGGGTGCGGGAATCGGCGCTTACGTTTACGTTTCTCCCGAAGAAGAGTTGGATTTGGCGTTTTCCGAGGTGCCCTTGCGCAATCGCGCGATCGATATGGTCAAACGCTTGTCGACCGATTTGATTATGTCCGAACAGGATGTCAATGACTTGGCGAAAGCGGAGCTTGCGGGCAACCCGCGTTTGTCGCGGGACCTCGAGATTACGGGAATAAGGCTTGAATTGAAGGACGGCTTTGTCGAGGCTCATGCCAACGTCATTTGGAAAAGCCGGATACCGGTCGGCCTCGTCGTTCAATACCGGTTGTCATGGCAATCCCCTATGCTGGTTCTCGTCCCGACGGAAGCGAAAGCAAAGGATATTTCTTTGCCGTTGGAATGGCTGGAGGCCATCGACATCCCGCTTGGCGACCGCTTGCCGGAGGCTCTCCGAATCGAAAGCGTCGAGGCGGGCGAAGGGAAGCTGACCGTTTCGTTTCGGCGGCCGAACGCGAGGGAATTGCAGGAAATGCTGGGATTCTGAAAGAACATTAAAGAACGGTCCGGGAAGATATGAAATTGATTCGAAATACCCTCGGGGGGTATACTATAGAAGTGCAAAACACGATATCCCGGGAGGTATAAAAAATGGTAAAGCGAATCCTTTTGGTCGGAGCCGCGGCAATCGCGCTAAGCGGGTGCGGTGCGGGCGAAAATAACGGAACAACGGCGCCGGTCGGCTCGAATAGCGGGAACCATGCCGGACACTCGGACATGAACCATTCCGTTTCGGGAGAGCTTCCCCCGTCCTTGAAGGAAGCCGCGAACCCGAAATTCGAGGTCGGGAGCCAGGCTTTGTTGATCGCGGATCATATGGAAGGGATGGAAGCCGCCGAGGCGACGATCGCGGGCGCTTACGATACGATTGTGTATGCGGTATCCTATACCCCGACGACGGGCGGGAAGCCGGTCGAAAATCATAAATGGGTCATTCAGGAGGAAATTCAAGATGCCGCCGACCGCCCCTATGAACCGGGAGAAAAAGTCGTACTGAAAGCGGACCATATGAAAGGCATGAAGGGGCCGTCGCCACGATCGATTCGGCCGAAGCCGGAACCGTCTACGTGGTCGATTACACGCCCGCTGCGGGAGGAGAGCCGGTAAAAAACCATAAATGGGTAACCGAGAGCGAGCTTTCGCCAATGCCATAGATAATCCAATTTATTTATAAATGAACCAAAAAAAGGAATCCACTCGTTGTGCGAATGCGGTTCTTTCAAGTATACTGGAAGCGTACCCTATTCATAAAAGGGGCGTTTCTTTTTATTGGCGTAAGCGTTTTCAAAAAGTCGATGAATCGTATCCGATAAGGAGGTGAAACCTTTGCGGCGCGTATCCGATATATATAGAGAGAGGGGGACGAAGGTAATGAATGCGGTCGTGGGCCGGAAAGCAAGATTCGGTCGACGGGCGTGGTTAACGGCAGTCGGGGCCGTCATGCTCTGGGGATCCGATGCGATCCCGGCGGCGGCCGCGGATTCGTTCGAGGCTTTTAACGCGGAGGCCGGCATGTCGACGCTTCCGCTATTGGCGGCGATGGCCCTCGGAATCGGGGTGGCTGTCGCGGCGGTTATCGCCTTTTTGCAGATGACGACGAAGTCGCGCGGCAAAACGGACGAACATGCGGATATTGCGGAGTACGGCCTGGAGGAAGCGATTTTCGATCCGCACGAAAAGGAACGGATTGCGGAGCCGAACGACAATGAGGACGACCGGCTGTTTCATACGATAGACGTCGAGCTTCCCGACGAGACGAAGCGGCTTGCTCCGGTCCCGCAGGCGGAAAGGGCCGAAGAAGGGGAGCCGAGGCTGTGCGGCTTGGAAGGAGAATTTGCCGGAAGCGCCTATCGGATCACGGATCGGGTATTGTCCATCGGCCGCGACGCCGTTCAATGCGGGCTCGTGTTTCCGAACGATGCGGGCGACGTCAGCCGCAAGCATTGTTCGCTCCGTTACGATTCCGAGCGCAGGATGTTTTTGCTGGAAGACCACGGATCGTCGAACGGAACTTTTTTATCCGACGGCAGAAGGCTCGTTCCGGGACAAAAGTACGAATTGCTTTCCGGAGACGAGTTCACGCTGTCCGGACACAAGCACCGGTTCGAGGTCAGGGACTAGGCGGGGCGCGGGGCCTTGATCGCCGGACGCTGCTCCGCTGGTCCCAATGTTGAGGTTTTGCTTTTAACGGGCCCCGAAAACTGATATAATCAAAAAGAGCAAACTTTTCGAAAATTCTAGACAGACGAAGGACGGATAAGAAAGACCATACTTGCGGGATTCGTTTCCGCCGGGAGGGATTGTCTTGGCCAAGCGCAGCCACAACGAAGTCCAAGAAAGTTTGATGGAATTGACGAGAATTTTCCGACCGAAGGACCCGCGCAAGTTTGTGAAGGACTATATCCGCAAATACCGGGTAACGGGCGGCTACGAAGACGAATTGACCGTTCTCGTGGAACGCGAGATGGACAAATTGAATTCATCCGCCTCCTGACCGAAATGACGGATGCCAATCCGGAAGCGGGCGTCTGCCGGAGATGCCCTATCCGGTTTTTTTTGCATATTCGGACTGTTTTTGTTCTTCGCCTCGCTAAAGAGCGTATGCTAAAGTTAGGCTGCTGCGGGGGAGGGGGAGGACCGCCTATGCGAAGCGAGATTGAAGCGAGGTCTATGTTGGATTTTGTCCAATCAAGGGAGTGTAAAACGGGGAAATCGTGACCTAGAGTGGATTTTATCCAACGAAGAACTTGAAATCGGGGTGAAAACGCCGAAAAGACCTCGCCTGATTGGCCAAAATCCAACGAAGCTGAGAAGTTCCGTGAAAAGAGGGATCCTGGTTGGATGGAATCCAACCAAGCTTCTCCGAACTCAGTCTCAGTGCATTCTGCTAATCCTTTGCCATCCTACCCGTCCCCAGCCCTTCGCAGTATTCCGCGATTCATGGAGTTGCCGCACTCATCCGAACCGGTTAGACGCACGCGGCCGGAGTCAGTTGGGTAAATATGACTCAACTGAACCGGTTAGACGCACGCGGCCGGAGCCAGTTGGGTAAATATGACTCAACTGAACCGGTTAGACGCACGCGGCCGGAGCCAGTTGGGTAAATATGACTCAACTGAATCGGTTAGACGCACGCGGCCGGAGTCAGTTGGGTAAATATGACTCAACTGAACCGGTTAGACGCACGCGGCCGGATTCAGTTGGGTAAATATGACTCATCTGAATCGGTTAGACGCACGCGGCCGGAGCCAGTTGGGTAAATATGACTCATCTGAATCGGTTAGACGCACGCGGCCGGAGTCAGTTGGGTAAATATGACTCATCTGAATCGTGTTAGACGCACGCGGCCGAAGTCCTCGCGTATCCTCGCGATCCCATAAATAAAGGGTCGATCCGCCGAGCTTGTTAACCATCGCTCCGGGTCGACCCTTCGTTATGTTCACGTTCCTTCGGCTCCGAGCTCGTACAGCGGGACCGGCACCTCGTTTCCCCCGGCGAAGATGTACTTCACCAGCTTGTTAAACTCGGGAAGCAGCGGTTCCAGCGGCCGATGTCCCCAATCGGCTTTGGCGAATTCGAGCAGCTGGTTGACGAATTCCTGATTGGCCGAAATGTGGACTTCCGCATATTTTTGCCCGCTGGTTCTCCGGATCGTCTCCCCGATAACCTGTTTCAGTTCCGAAGAGATGTCCGAAGGATCCTTGTGCGAGAAATAAGAGTTATAAGGAGTGGCCGCCTTTCGGTAGCTCCATCTCGGGCTTCCCGTATCGTTGTTGTACACCCCGTCCGTCGTCCCCGTATTGTCCTGTTCCTTCGTTCTCGGGCCCCCTCGCGCTTTGGTTCCGGTTGCGGACCAGTCGGTTAAGATGGCCGCGTACGCGTTTTTGTCCGTCACCATGACGATGGCGGAGCTGACCCCGGGAATCGTACTCACTTTATAGGAGAGCTTCGAATCGTAATCGAAATACCGGTTGTCGTGCTGTTTCGGATTTCGGGTCGTCGAGCCGTAGGAACGAACGCTCCGCATTTTCGGATCGTGATGAGTCCGGCTGGAGTAATCTTGAGCGCTGCGTTGAAAATGCGCTTTGTAGTTGCAGGCGGACGCGCTCCATATGAGCAAGAGCGCCAAGCCGCCCGTCAACCAGCGGCGACTGTTCATGGTTCCATCCCCTTCGCGAAAGCATTATGCATATTGTTCGCTTCGAAAGTTCAAAGTATGTACATCGCCACGGGTACATAAAACACGGCACAAATGGCAAATGCTTGAGGGAAGGAGACTGAAGCGGCAAGCCGGACGGAATCAAGCAAGCCGCCGCTTCGGCAGTGCCGCGGACTTCCGGATTTACGCCCGAAACCCCTTGAGCCACAACGTTTTTGACAGTTTTGAGAACAATTTGTGAACTGTTCTGTGAACGTTGACAAAATGATACACGAATCCTTATAGTTATTAGAGTGATTACGAGCGTCAAAATTTGGTCACAACATCCGTGCAACACGTAGCCTGCCGCCAAATCGCCGATTTTGGCAGTCTATGAAAACGTTAAAGTGGGGTTGAAAATGATGAATCGGTGGCGTGTAATGAAGCGGTTGCTTCCGCTGATGGCAGGAATGATCTTGGTCCTGTCGGCATGCGGACGGGAGGACTTGTCCGCGCTTAACCCGCAAGGTCCGGTTGCCAGAAAACAGCTGGAACTGATGCAGCTTTCGATCGGGATTATGGCCCTGGTTGTCATCGTCGTGTTCGCCATTTGCATTTACGTGCT
Coding sequences within it:
- a CDS encoding FHA domain-containing protein, giving the protein MNAVVGRKARFGRRAWLTAVGAVMLWGSDAIPAAAADSFEAFNAEAGMSTLPLLAAMALGIGVAVAAVIAFLQMTTKSRGKTDEHADIAEYGLEEAIFDPHEKERIAEPNDNEDDRLFHTIDVELPDETKRLAPVPQAERAEEGEPRLCGLEGEFAGSAYRITDRVLSIGRDAVQCGLVFPNDAGDVSRKHCSLRYDSERRMFLLEDHGSSNGTFLSDGRRLVPGQKYELLSGDEFTLSGHKHRFEVRD
- the ilvA gene encoding threonine ammonia-lyase IlvA, whose amino-acid sequence is MNDSPFSSDLPVRLEDILHAHRVLQDVVVPTPLQHNRGLSAKYGCNVYLKREDQQVVRSFKIRGAYNLISSLSEEDRRKGVVCASAGNHAQGVAYSCNALGIRGVIYMPTTTPRQKINQVKMFGGDSVEVRLSGDTFDDAYAEAIRFSTADGLPFVHPFDDPRIVAGNATVGKEIVEASGQPIDVVLVTVGGGGLAAGVAAYVKTISPSTVVIGVEPEGAASMRRSKEERKVVALEEIDKFVDGAAVKRVGDLTFAMCDDLLDEIVVVNEGRVCTTILELYNEHAIVAEPAGALTVAALAGMGERLAGKNVVCIVSGGNNDVDRMQEIKDRSLIFEGLKHYFMVNFPQRAGALREFLDDVLGPDDDIVQFEYTKKHNKENGPALVGIELKNRSDYEPLVERMKRKGFQFMELNKDPLLFNLLI
- a CDS encoding MGDG synthase family glycosyltransferase, encoding MAGKNNETSAAQPKIWVLYARFGEGHLQAAQALKSGFERAGVDNVKLVDLLAEAHPRLNGLSRFVYKKSYTLWPKAYGFVYNATKDMRPHSAFAYLLHSFGVPKLRKMLKAELPDAVIHTFPNLALPFADKRNRLNIPMFNVITDFDLHMRWVHPRIRKYYIATEELGHQLASIGIPRSRIAVTGIPLRRPFGPAGDLRADVLRYGLDPARRVVLYMAGADAGRTDVSRRCRRLAAETGAQIALVCGRDSALETAMRRSFASGRDNVFVFGYVERMDELMGLSDCIVTKPGGLTLSEAIEAGLPMFLLRPMPGQEWSNAQYLQAKGAAVVCGSSDELARSVSVFLTDGKRREEMKAAVASLRKRNAADRIALDILANLPIIKSNGNRFAANRKPSYRRIGEGWPARSQTAAAAAAATPGSAGGEAANRAALREAEPQLALSGAANSAERGE